The Diaminobutyricimonas aerilata nucleotide sequence CGGCGGCGTTCCGCCGACGGCCGCGGTGTTCGTGATCCCGCCGGCGTCGACGTCGGCCTGCGTCACTTCGTAGGTGGCGGTGCAGGTGATGAACTGGCCCGCGAAGATCGTCGTCGTCGGGCAGTCGATCGCAGAGACTTCACCCGTTCCGGAGAAGTCGCCCTCGTCGATCACCACGTCGGTCAGCGTCACATTGCCGGTGTTCGTCACCAGGAACGAGTACTCGACGACCTGCCCGGCCTCGCTGATGTCGCCTTCGGCGGTCTTCACGACGCTGATCCCCGGCTCCTCGGGGGTCGGGATGGTGACCTCGGAGGGCGCGGAGGTGATCGGCGTGCCGTCGGCGGGAGTGCCGGATGCGGTCGCCGAGTTCGTGACCTCACCCGCGTCGACGTCCTCCGGAGTGAGCGTGTAGGTCGCCTCGCAGATCACCTGCGCGTCGACGGCGAGGGTGGTCGCGGGGCAGGTGACTGCGGAGAGTTCGCCGGTGCCCGAGAACGTGCCCTCGTCGACCGTGATGTCCGAGAGCGGCACGTTCCCCGTGTTGGTGACGACGAAATGGTAGGTGATCTCCTGACCGGGCTCGAGCGTGCCGGAGGACGGGTCGGCGGACTTGACGAGCGTCAGAGCCGGCGCCGGTGCCTCGGTGGGCGTCGACGTGGTCGACGGGGTGGAGGTGAACTCCTGGCCGTCCGGCGTGCTGGCGGAGACGGTCGCGGTGTTGATCACGGCGCCCGCGGTGACGTCGTCCGCGGTGACCGTGTACACGGACTCCGCGGAACACGTCGTGGTGCCGCCGACGGCGAGCGTCGTCACCGGGCACGTCACGTCGCCCACCTTCGGGTCGTCGACCGCGATGTCGGAGAGGTCGAGCTGCCCCGTGTTGGCGACATCGAAGGTGTACTGGATCGTGTCGCCGGCGTCGGTGATGCCGTTCTCGTTGACGTCGACCGGCACGCCCGCGTGCTTGGTCAGCGACATGCCCGCCAGCGGAGCGGTGCTCGTCGACGTGTTGTTGCCGGGGGTCGGGTCCTCCTCGTTCGACGTCACCGTTGCGGTGTTCGCAACGGCCGAGGTGACGTTGGCGGGAACGTCGGCGGTGATCGTGTACGTCGCCGAGCTGCCGGCGATGAGGCGGCCGCCGACGCAGCGGACGTCGTTGCCGGTCACCGTGCACGCGTCATCCGTGCTCTGCACGTTCGTCAGCGGTGCGGGAACGGCGTCGTTGACGACGAAGCCGCTCGAGTTGCCCGGTCCGTTGTTCGTCACGGTGAGCGTGTAGCTGGCGGTGCCGCCGGCCGGCACGACCGATGCGGGACCGGTCTTGACGACCGAGAGGTCGGTCGGCAGACCCCCCACTGCGGCGCCGTCGTTGTTCCCGCTCGCGGGACCCGCGCTGACCGCCACGAGCGTGAAGGTGGGCGTGGCGGCGGCAGGGTCGGTCACCCCGACCTGGAGCACGTCACCGGTGGTATTGACCGAGAAGCCCAGGTTGCCGTTGCCGAAGGTCCACGCGGCCCCTGCGAAGCCGGAGGCTTGGAAGGAGGTCGTGAAGGTGTCGACCACGCCCGTCGTGGGGTGGATGCGCTGGATCACGGCCGTCGTGCCAGAAGTCAGGAGTCCCCAGAAGTAGCCGTCCGCATAGGCGAGGTCGGCTACGAGGTTCGGGGCGTTCAGCGTGAGGGTGCGCACGACAGCGCCGGTGGTCACATTGATGACGTTCATCAACCTCTCGCTGCCGGCACCGCTGCTGCCGATGTAGAGGTAGCCGTCAGGGCCGAACACGCCCACGTTCCAGTTCGTCGCGGTGGGGTAGGTGGCCGTGCCGACGCGCGTGAGCTGCCCCGACTGCCCGATCCGCACGAGGGAGTTGTCGGGGAACGCGGCGTTTCCGCCACCCGTCACGACGATGCCGTACAGGTAGTTGTCGGCGGTGTTGTAGGAGATCGCGTTGTAGGTGATCGGCGACGCCGCACCCTCCGGGGCGAAGCTCACGGTGCCACTGTCGTCGGTGGTCGCCCGGGACAGCGCCGTCGGCTGACCCTGAGCGACGAAGACCAGCGGATCGACGGCCGAGAACGGGTCGCCGGGTGCCGCATGCGCGGGCGTCACGGTGAGCAGCGATCCGGCGAGCGCCGACGCCGCGAGCGCCAATGCGCCGACCGAAGCGAGCACCCGGGTCCTCCGGGAACGAATCGCCGGCAGCACCCCGGCCCCGGCCGCGGAGCGCTCGCGCCCCGCTCGACGATACGACTCCATCAGATCCCCCTCGTTCACGGACTACTCCCCCGGTGCCGTGCAGGCACCTATGCCTCCCGCAATCATGTCGGACGTTTCACATCCGATCCAGTCGCACGACGGGATTGCAGGCGAGCGCACCCGCCATCCGCCGAAGTCGCAGCTGGGCACGGTCACGTGCGCGAGCACTGTGCACGAGTGCGACTTCGACGTACGGGGCGACGACGGACGCCACGGGTCACGCGGCCGGGCGCTCCCAGGCGGGCACGTCCTCGACGTCGCGCACCCCGCGGAGGGCGAGGAACAGCACGACCGGGCACAGCACGAGCAGCACGCCGGAGAGCAGCACCGTCTCGCGCGCGCCGATGAGCTCGCCGAGCACGCCGCCGACGATCGCGCCGAGCGGGAACAGGAACATGATGAGCACCCGCATGGTGGCGTTCACCCGGCCCAGCAGTTCGTCCGGGCAGAGCTGCTGACGGAGACTGACGTTCGTGATCGAGTAGACGATCTGCCCGAACTCGCCGGCGGCGATCCCGGCGACGAGCAGCAGCACACCCCATCCGGGCTGGGCGAACGCGCCGAGCACGCTCAGCGGGGCCGTCACCGCGAGCGACACCCACACGATGCGCGCCGACCCCACCCACCGCGCGAACCTCGGGGTCAGCGCCGCGCCGGCCATCACCGTGACCGAGCCGACGGCGATGACGAGCCCGATGCCGGCGGCCGGCAGGTTGAGGATGCGCGACATGAAGATCACGTTCACGGCCGAGGCGATCGCGAATGAGAAGTTGATAGCCGCGCTCGCGATGGCCGTCGCCCGCAGGATGCGGTTGTGGACGACGAAACGCAGCCCCTCCACGATCTGCGACCGCATCGAGGGACGGCGCTCCGGCACCGGGATCGCCTCCTCACGGGTGCGGATCGCGACGAGGGTCCAGGCCGAGAGCGCGAAGGTGACCGCCTGCACGAGCACGACGTTCGCGGCGCCGAGCAGCCCGACGAGCACACCACCGAGCCCCGGACCGGCCACCTGACCGGATGCCCGCACGAACTCCATCGAGGAGTTCCCGGCGAGCACGCGGTCCTTGCCGACGACCGAGGGGATGTAACTCTGGTAGCCGACGTCGAAGAACACGCGGGCGACGCCGACGAGCAGCGAGACGATCACGAGCTGCAGGATCGTCAGCACCCCGAACCACGCGGCGATGGGGATGGTGGCGAGCAGGATCGCGCGCGCGAGATCGCTCGCGATGAGGATGCCGCGGCGGTGCATCCGGTCGAGCCAGGCGCCCGCCTGCAGTCCGATGAGCGCGAAGGCGATCGTCGACGACGCGTTGATGATGCCGACCTCGAGCGACGAGGCGTGCAGGGTGAGCACCGCGAGCAGCGGGATGGCGACCGAGCTGACCTGGGTGCCGAGCTGGCTGGTGGTCTGACCGAGCAGCAGCAGCCGGAAGTCGCGGTGCGCGAAAAGGGAAGGGTGCGACATGTGTTGGAGCCTCACGAGTAGTGGATGGGATTCGATCCCCACCCACCAGCTCCACGAGAAGCGTCGCTAGGGGGGGTCAACTTTAGTCGCGCAACTTCGACGGGTCAACCGCGGGTGCGTCCGCTCCCTGAGCCTGTCGAAGGGAGCCGCCGCACGACCCGCTTCGACAAGCTCAGCGAGCTACCGGGTCAGGGGCGCACGAGCACCTTGATGGCGCGACGCTCGTCCATGGCGGCGTACGCCTCGGCGATGTCGTCGAGCGGCAGCTCGAGGTCGAACACGCGGCCCGGCTGCAGCGAGCCGTCCCACACCTCGGGCAGCAGCTCCTCGACATAGTTGCGCACCGGCGCGACACCACCGCGCACGCTCACGTTCGTCTGGAACATGCGCCGGATCGGCAGCTCGGCTCCGCCGTTCGGCACGCCGACGAAGCCGACGCGGCCGCCGGGGCGCGCGGAGCGCAGGGCCTGGTCCATCGACTCCGCGGTGCCGACGCACTCGAGCACGCAGTCCGGGCCGATGCCGTCGAAGAGCTCGTGGATGCGCGCGATGCCCTCCTCTCCGCGCTCGGCGACCACCTCATCCGCACCGAACTCGCGGGCGAGCGCCTGACGCTCGGGGTTGCGCGACATGGCGACGACGCGCTCCGCGCCGAGTCGCTTGGCGGCGAGCACGGCGCACAGCCCGACGGCGCCGTCGCCCACCACGACGACAGTGCTGCCGGGGCCGACCTCGGCCGCGACCGCGGCGTGGTGTCCGGTGCCCATCACATCCGAGAGCGTGAGCAGGTGCGGCACGAGCTCCGGCGCCGGCATCGACGGGGTGGCGACGAGGGTGCCGTCGGCGAGCGGAACACGCACCCGCTCGCCCTGACCGCCGTCCGCGAATCCGCCGAACCGGTCGTCTTCGCCCCACCAGCCGCCGTGCAGGCAGGAGGTGCTGACACCGTTGCGGCAATTGGCGCACGTCATGTCGCACACGTAGAACGGGGCGATGACGAAGTCGCCGACCCGAATGCGCTGCACGTCGGGCCCGACCTCCTCGACGACACCGACGAACTCGTGGCCGATGCGGTGCGGCTCCTCCGTGGGCGTGACACCCCGGTAGGGCCACAGGTCGGAACCGCACACGCACGCGGCGACGACGCGCACGATGGCGTCGGCTCCGGTGGAGAGCACGGGGTCGGGAACGGTTTCGAGGCGCACGTCGCGGGCGGCGTGGATGACGGTGGCACGCATACCGGCAGGTTAGCCCGACCCGAATGGGCTGTCAGCCGCTACCAAGATGCCGCGTGGTCCGCGCTCAGCGCCGGGCGAGCTCCTGCACGATCCGCTCCGCGGTCGCGACGCTCGACTGCGGGTTCTGCCCGCTGATGAGGCTGCCGTCGGCGACGACGGTGCTGCTCCACGGCGCGCCGGACTGCACGTCGACGCCGAGCTCACGCAGGCGCGACTCGACGAGGTACGGGGTCCGCTCCCCGAGCCCGCCGATCCGCTCCTCCTCGTCGGTGAACACGGCGAGGTGACGTCCCGCGAGCGCGAACGCGCCGTCGGATCGCACGGCGCTGAGGAGCCCGGCCGGTCCGTGGCAGAGCACCCCGACGACCGCGTTCCGGTCGACCGCATCGACCAGAAGGCGTCCGAGGTGCTCGTCGGTGGCGAGGTCGGCCATCGGCCCGTGACCGCCGGGGAGCACGATCGCGTCGTAGTCGCCGTCCCCGATGCCGCTCAAGTCGAGCGGGGTGCCGAGCGCGGCGTCGATCGAGTCGAGGTACTCCCGCAGGGCGGCGCCCTCGGTGGTCGTGTCGTCCAGGCTCCCGGGGTCCACCGCGGGGCGTCGACCGCCGGGTGTCGCGATGTCGACCCGGTGACCGGCCGCGGTGAGTCCGCGGTGCAGTTCGACGAGCTCTTCGGCCCAGAAGCCGGTCGGGTGAGCGGTCCCGTCGGTCAGCGTGATCCGGTCCGCGCCGGTCACGACCATGAGTACGTCAGCCATCGTCATCTTCTCCTTCTCGTGGTTCCGGCTCGGTCGAGCCACGGAGGGGAACCCTGTCGGTATCGGTGCGATTCCATGCCAGACTTGGCTGCAATAGATTTCTTGATGGGATGGAATGCGGGACCTCGATCTGCTCGGCACCTTTCTCGAGGTGCACCGGCGCCGCTCCATCACCGCGGCGGCCGCCGCGCTCGGCTTGAGTCAGCCGGCCGTGAGCGAGCGATTGGCGCGGCTCGAGGCGCAACTGGGAGCCCCGCTGTTCACGAGGTCGTCCCGAGGAGTCACAGCGACGCTGGAAGGTGATCGACTCGCCGCGCGGGTGGGCGAGCCGGTGGACCGACTGCGGGAGGTGTGGGCGCAGGATGACGACGGCACTGTCGGCGTGGTCCGCATCGGCGGCGCCAGCGACGTCGTCGCGAGCCGCGTCGTCCCCGCCCTCGCCCCGCTCACAAGGCGGGGTGTCGTGCTGCGCTTCACGCTCGGACTCGCGCCCGATCTACTCGACGCCCTGGGTCGCGGCGAACTCGACCTCGTCGTCTCCTCCATCCGACCCACCTCCGCCACGATCCGTTCCCGCGGGCTGATCGACGAGGAGTTCGTGCTCGTCGGGGCACCCTCGCTCGCGGCGACAGTCGACCGAGACCTCCTCCAGACGTCGCCCGCCACGGCACTCGCCCACCTTCCGCTCGTCGCCTACGACGAACAGC carries:
- a CDS encoding type 1 glutamine amidotransferase domain-containing protein produces the protein MADVLMVVTGADRITLTDGTAHPTGFWAEELVELHRGLTAAGHRVDIATPGGRRPAVDPGSLDDTTTEGAALREYLDSIDAALGTPLDLSGIGDGDYDAIVLPGGHGPMADLATDEHLGRLLVDAVDRNAVVGVLCHGPAGLLSAVRSDGAFALAGRHLAVFTDEEERIGGLGERTPYLVESRLRELGVDVQSGAPWSSTVVADGSLISGQNPQSSVATAERIVQELARR
- a CDS encoding LysR family transcriptional regulator, whose protein sequence is MRDLDLLGTFLEVHRRRSITAAAAALGLSQPAVSERLARLEAQLGAPLFTRSSRGVTATLEGDRLAARVGEPVDRLREVWAQDDDGTVGVVRIGGASDVVASRVVPALAPLTRRGVVLRFTLGLAPDLLDALGRGELDLVVSSIRPTSATIRSRGLIDEEFVLVGAPSLAATVDRDLLQTSPATALAHLPLVAYDEQLSIVRRYWRSQFGHRPANTLSVVVPDLRGVLAGVIAGAGISAVPRYLADPAVANGSVEVLHRPLEAPINTLHLAIAADRAPDAPTTAVIDRLLEQARTWDVF
- a CDS encoding DUF11 domain-containing protein yields the protein MLASVGALALAASALAGSLLTVTPAHAAPGDPFSAVDPLVFVAQGQPTALSRATTDDSGTVSFAPEGAASPITYNAISYNTADNYLYGIVVTGGGNAAFPDNSLVRIGQSGQLTRVGTATYPTATNWNVGVFGPDGYLYIGSSGAGSERLMNVINVTTGAVVRTLTLNAPNLVADLAYADGYFWGLLTSGTTAVIQRIHPTTGVVDTFTTSFQASGFAGAAWTFGNGNLGFSVNTTGDVLQVGVTDPAAATPTFTLVAVSAGPASGNNDGAAVGGLPTDLSVVKTGPASVVPAGGTASYTLTVTNNGPGNSSGFVVNDAVPAPLTNVQSTDDACTVTGNDVRCVGGRLIAGSSATYTITADVPANVTSAVANTATVTSNEEDPTPGNNTSTSTAPLAGMSLTKHAGVPVDVNENGITDAGDTIQYTFDVANTGQLDLSDIAVDDPKVGDVTCPVTTLAVGGTTTCSAESVYTVTADDVTAGAVINTATVSASTPDGQEFTSTPSTTSTPTEAPAPALTLVKSADPSSGTLEPGQEITYHFVVTNTGNVPLSDITVDEGTFSGTGELSAVTCPATTLAVDAQVICEATYTLTPEDVDAGEVTNSATASGTPADGTPITSAPSEVTIPTPEEPGISVVKTAEGDISEAGQVVEYSFLVTNTGNVTLTDVVIDEGDFSGTGEVSAIDCPTTTIFAGQFITCTATYEVTQADVDAGGITNTAAVGGTPPSGVPIGSDPSTAQVTIDPAPALTLVKTADADVAVAGQVIEYSFLLTNTGNVTIAAPAVNEVEFSGSGELSAVTCPATDPLAPGDSLTCTATYTVTAEDVDAGELTNTAAATGTTPAGDPTVSAPSTATIEVGAVVTTPPTTGGSGAGGRGLVATGAEFAGPAVGVGFLLLLLGGATLMVRRQAARREGDA
- a CDS encoding MFS transporter, whose translation is MSHPSLFAHRDFRLLLLGQTTSQLGTQVSSVAIPLLAVLTLHASSLEVGIINASSTIAFALIGLQAGAWLDRMHRRGILIASDLARAILLATIPIAAWFGVLTILQLVIVSLLVGVARVFFDVGYQSYIPSVVGKDRVLAGNSSMEFVRASGQVAGPGLGGVLVGLLGAANVVLVQAVTFALSAWTLVAIRTREEAIPVPERRPSMRSQIVEGLRFVVHNRILRATAIASAAINFSFAIASAVNVIFMSRILNLPAAGIGLVIAVGSVTVMAGAALTPRFARWVGSARIVWVSLAVTAPLSVLGAFAQPGWGVLLLVAGIAAGEFGQIVYSITNVSLRQQLCPDELLGRVNATMRVLIMFLFPLGAIVGGVLGELIGARETVLLSGVLLVLCPVVLFLALRGVRDVEDVPAWERPAA
- a CDS encoding zinc-dependent alcohol dehydrogenase family protein — protein: MRATVIHAARDVRLETVPDPVLSTGADAIVRVVAACVCGSDLWPYRGVTPTEEPHRIGHEFVGVVEEVGPDVQRIRVGDFVIAPFYVCDMTCANCRNGVSTSCLHGGWWGEDDRFGGFADGGQGERVRVPLADGTLVATPSMPAPELVPHLLTLSDVMGTGHHAAVAAEVGPGSTVVVVGDGAVGLCAVLAAKRLGAERVVAMSRNPERQALAREFGADEVVAERGEEGIARIHELFDGIGPDCVLECVGTAESMDQALRSARPGGRVGFVGVPNGGAELPIRRMFQTNVSVRGGVAPVRNYVEELLPEVWDGSLQPGRVFDLELPLDDIAEAYAAMDERRAIKVLVRP